One stretch of Commensalibacter melissae DNA includes these proteins:
- a CDS encoding autotransporter strand-loop-strand O-heptosyltransferase, whose amino-acid sequence MTSASSKDKKSYVNVTPVPTQSAPKEIRYDFNLGARVMLPKREKGLWKVTLQDLDTGNILFQGQVAGGTVSSSKRFYVNFKITVEEIENNVTRQVFNHQLDLKDKKVVIQCPVGTIGDTFAWLPYAIEFKKKHSCKLHCIIDEKFIDLLKRSYPEINFTTMKKAEENNIFSDSYACYYFGLFFKDEQNLYQPCDFRLVGLHKTAAYILGLSTEKDEKLTLRLPDESRPIKEKYVCIAVQASSQCKYWNNPKGWELVVDYLKSQNYRVICIDQNTISGHGIIFNSIPYNAENETGNRPLSERARWLKHAEFFVGLSSGLSWMAWTMNIPVVMISGFTHPMNEFYTPYRIINWHVCNSCWNDMKYEFEHDNYTWCPRHRDTPRHYECTKSITSTFVIQVIQKLISNINKE is encoded by the coding sequence ATGACGTCTGCATCATCAAAGGATAAAAAATCCTATGTAAATGTGACACCTGTACCTACTCAGTCGGCACCCAAAGAAATCCGATATGATTTCAATTTGGGTGCCAGAGTAATGCTTCCCAAAAGAGAAAAGGGATTATGGAAAGTTACATTGCAAGATCTTGATACCGGCAATATCCTGTTCCAAGGTCAAGTCGCTGGGGGAACGGTCAGTTCCTCCAAACGTTTTTATGTCAATTTTAAAATTACTGTGGAGGAAATAGAAAATAACGTAACCAGACAAGTGTTCAATCATCAACTTGATCTAAAAGATAAAAAGGTTGTCATTCAATGTCCGGTTGGAACAATCGGTGATACTTTTGCCTGGTTACCCTATGCTATTGAATTCAAGAAAAAACATTCGTGTAAGCTGCACTGTATAATTGATGAAAAATTTATTGATCTTTTAAAAAGATCATATCCAGAAATCAATTTTACAACAATGAAAAAGGCCGAGGAAAATAACATATTTTCTGATAGTTATGCCTGTTATTATTTTGGTCTGTTTTTCAAGGACGAGCAAAATTTATATCAGCCATGTGATTTCAGGTTGGTGGGGTTGCATAAAACAGCAGCTTACATTTTGGGGTTATCGACAGAAAAAGATGAGAAACTAACCCTTAGATTACCTGATGAATCCAGGCCTATCAAAGAAAAATATGTATGTATTGCCGTTCAAGCAAGCTCTCAATGTAAATATTGGAACAATCCCAAAGGTTGGGAACTTGTTGTTGATTATTTGAAAAGTCAAAACTACAGGGTGATCTGCATTGATCAGAATACCATTTCGGGACATGGTATAATATTTAATTCCATACCTTACAATGCGGAAAATGAAACAGGAAACCGGCCTTTATCAGAACGCGCAAGGTGGTTGAAACATGCCGAATTTTTTGTTGGATTGAGTTCAGGATTGTCCTGGATGGCGTGGACAATGAATATTCCTGTTGTCATGATTTCCGGATTTACCCATCCCATGAACGAATTCTATACGCCTTATCGGATTATAAATTGGCATGTCTGTAATTCCTGCTGGAATGATATGAAATATGAATTCGAACATGATAATTATACGTGGTGTCCGCGACATCGTGATACGCCCAGACATTATGAATGTACGAAATCAATAACTTCAACTTTTGTTATTCAAGTCATTCAAAAACTGATTTCAAATATAAATAAAGAATGA
- the recQ gene encoding DNA helicase RecQ, translating into MFDKVRLHDERDPQKILETVFGYQCFRGLQKQAIDLVMQNQDVLLLMPTGGGKSICYQIPALCRPGMGLVISPLIALMDDQVAALRQLGVSAGALHSELENEEAYNIRHDIASKKLKLLYVSPERLLQNDTLKLLEKIQISMIAIDEAHCISVWGHDFRPEYRLLCDLPRIFPSVPRIALTATADPVTQKDIIQALDMPEAKILRSSFHRSNLFIRVIQKNTESKQLRELLKKYRDAACIVYCGSRNKSERTAHNLVRYGFNAVAYHAGLSALEKRGILLRFRSGEPLIIVATVAFGMGVDRPDVRLVVHLDMPRGPEDYYQQIGRAGRDGDLAETVLFYNGADVAKARYFLEHSTITDEQKKIACSRLDMMVALSETAECRTKLLLHCFGENLDKSCNHCDNCKNPVRLLNGTIAAQKVISAVYRTGQRFGAMHIINVLRGKYNIQVENFQHNRLSLFGIGKDKSHNFWRSVIHQLMARDVLRQGEEFSNLFLNQEKARPLLRGKKSLFLREDIEKSEIYKCQNTDDTLLITQNRHKLFDELKKWRSDEARKQQVPPYIIFHDSVLREVALCNPQTLKDFKDIKGVGNMKLEHYGLKLLEIIKQFQNNR; encoded by the coding sequence TTGTTTGATAAAGTTAGATTACATGATGAGAGAGACCCCCAAAAAATACTAGAAACAGTTTTTGGGTATCAATGTTTTCGTGGTTTGCAAAAACAGGCGATTGATCTTGTAATGCAAAATCAGGATGTTTTGTTATTGATGCCCACCGGGGGAGGTAAAAGTATCTGTTATCAAATCCCGGCTTTGTGTCGTCCTGGAATGGGCTTGGTTATTTCACCATTAATTGCGTTGATGGATGATCAGGTAGCAGCTTTAAGGCAATTAGGTGTAAGTGCAGGTGCATTACACTCAGAATTGGAAAATGAGGAAGCATACAATATCCGTCATGATATTGCTTCAAAAAAACTCAAACTCTTATATGTTTCCCCAGAACGCTTACTCCAAAACGATACATTGAAATTGTTGGAAAAAATTCAAATTTCCATGATTGCAATTGATGAAGCCCATTGTATATCCGTATGGGGGCATGATTTTCGTCCGGAATATCGCCTTTTATGTGATTTACCTCGGATATTTCCCTCTGTTCCAAGAATTGCCCTTACAGCAACAGCTGATCCAGTCACGCAAAAAGATATCATTCAGGCTTTGGATATGCCTGAAGCCAAAATTCTGCGATCCAGTTTTCATCGGTCTAATTTATTTATACGTGTAATACAAAAAAATACCGAATCCAAACAGCTAAGGGAATTATTAAAAAAATATCGGGATGCGGCTTGTATCGTGTATTGTGGAAGTCGTAATAAATCTGAACGAACAGCTCATAATCTTGTTCGTTATGGTTTTAACGCTGTGGCTTATCATGCCGGTTTATCCGCACTTGAAAAAAGAGGTATCCTATTAAGGTTTCGATCAGGAGAGCCTTTAATTATCGTTGCGACGGTTGCTTTTGGAATGGGAGTCGATCGTCCGGATGTCAGATTGGTTGTACATTTGGATATGCCCAGGGGACCAGAAGATTATTATCAACAAATAGGTCGGGCTGGACGGGATGGTGATCTTGCCGAAACCGTTTTATTCTATAATGGTGCTGATGTTGCTAAGGCGCGATATTTTCTTGAACATTCTACGATTACAGATGAACAGAAGAAAATCGCGTGTTCAAGACTTGATATGATGGTGGCATTATCTGAAACGGCTGAATGCCGAACAAAACTTTTGTTGCATTGTTTTGGAGAAAACCTGGATAAGTCTTGTAATCACTGTGATAATTGTAAAAATCCTGTAAGACTGTTAAATGGAACTATAGCGGCTCAGAAAGTGATTTCTGCAGTATACCGCACCGGACAACGTTTTGGAGCAATGCATATTATTAATGTATTGCGAGGCAAATATAATATTCAAGTTGAAAATTTTCAGCATAATCGACTTTCTTTATTTGGTATTGGGAAAGATAAGTCACACAATTTTTGGCGTTCTGTTATTCACCAATTGATGGCCCGAGATGTTTTGCGTCAGGGAGAGGAATTTTCAAATTTGTTTCTAAACCAAGAAAAAGCCCGTCCGTTGTTAAGGGGGAAAAAGAGTTTATTTCTGCGTGAAGATATTGAAAAATCTGAAATATATAAATGTCAAAATACAGACGATACATTGCTAATAACACAAAACCGGCATAAATTATTTGATGAATTAAAAAAATGGCGATCAGATGAGGCGCGTAAACAACAGGTTCCTCCCTATATCATTTTTCATGATTCGGTGTTAAGGGAAGTAGCTCTTTGTAATCCCCAAACCTTGAAAGATTTTAAGGATATAAAAGGTGTAGGGAATATGAAATTGGAACATTATGGATTGAAATTATTAGAAATAATCAAGCAGTTTCAAAATAATAGATAA
- the galE gene encoding UDP-glucose 4-epimerase GalE, whose translation MTILVTGGCGYIGSHTCIQLIKQGIDPVIIDNLYNGKEIVLDRIKKITGKRPRFYQGDIRNKDLLDTIFKENNIKGVIHFAGLKAVGESVRKPLEYYDVNVYGTINLLDAMKKAYVKKFIFSSSATVYGTQPIIPYIETMETGEPTQPYGRSKLFIEKILQDLSIADQDWSITILRYFNPVGAHPSGLIGEDPQGIPNNLMPYITQVAIGKLDSLAVFGNDYETRDGTCIRDFIHVMDLAEGHLAALNYNDTQSGVNIFNLGSGQGNSVLEVIATFENVFRKKLPYHFAPRRDGDLPAYWANADRAKKLLNWETKLNLHDMVQDSWNWQSKNPNGFEE comes from the coding sequence ATGACAATATTAGTTACAGGTGGTTGCGGTTATATTGGAAGCCATACTTGTATTCAACTAATAAAACAAGGTATTGATCCAGTTATCATTGACAATCTTTATAACGGCAAGGAAATCGTTCTTGATCGCATTAAAAAGATTACTGGAAAACGACCAAGATTTTATCAAGGGGATATTAGAAACAAAGATCTTTTAGACACCATATTCAAAGAAAACAATATAAAGGGAGTTATTCATTTTGCAGGACTGAAAGCCGTTGGTGAATCGGTACGCAAACCATTGGAATATTATGATGTCAATGTTTATGGTACTATCAATTTGCTTGATGCGATGAAAAAGGCCTACGTCAAAAAATTTATTTTCAGTTCATCCGCAACTGTTTACGGAACCCAGCCAATTATTCCATATATCGAAACCATGGAAACCGGAGAACCAACCCAACCATACGGTCGCAGCAAGCTCTTCATTGAGAAAATTCTTCAGGATCTATCAATCGCGGACCAGGACTGGTCAATTACAATATTAAGATATTTCAATCCCGTAGGAGCGCATCCATCAGGATTGATTGGCGAGGATCCCCAGGGTATTCCCAATAATCTCATGCCTTATATCACTCAGGTAGCTATTGGAAAATTGGACTCCCTTGCAGTATTCGGCAATGATTATGAAACCAGAGATGGAACGTGTATCAGGGATTTTATTCATGTTATGGATTTGGCTGAGGGACACTTGGCCGCACTCAACTATAATGACACCCAATCAGGAGTGAATATTTTCAATTTGGGTTCCGGTCAGGGAAATAGTGTACTGGAGGTTATAGCCACTTTTGAAAATGTGTTCAGAAAAAAATTGCCATATCATTTTGCCCCACGCCGTGATGGAGATCTACCGGCATATTGGGCTAATGCTGATCGCGCCAAAAAATTATTGAATTGGGAAACGAAATTGAATCTGCATGATATGGTACAGGATTCTTGGAACTGGCAAAGTAAAAACCCCAACGGTTTTGAAGAGTAG
- the tsf gene encoding translation elongation factor Ts, with protein sequence MAEITAALVKELREKTGAGMMDCKKALNQTAGNIEEAIDWLRKKGLATAAKKSGRVAAEGLVGIATAGNKAAMVEINAETDFVARNEQFQQFVEDVAKVALTVGEDVEALKNATMENGKTVAENLTNLIATIGENMTIRRVRVFEVSSGVVASYVHSALRPGLGKIGVLVALEAPEASDEIEDLGRKIGMQVAAVRPIALSVEEIDPAAVEREKSIFIEQARASGKPDNIIEKMVEGRLRKFYEEVVLLEQTWIHDGESKVKAVVDKNGAKLVAFERFHLGEGIEKEESDFAAEVAQAAKG encoded by the coding sequence ATGGCAGAGATTACAGCTGCATTAGTAAAAGAATTACGTGAAAAAACCGGTGCCGGCATGATGGATTGCAAAAAGGCGCTTAATCAGACAGCTGGCAATATCGAGGAAGCTATTGATTGGTTACGTAAAAAGGGATTGGCTACTGCTGCAAAAAAATCCGGCCGTGTGGCTGCTGAGGGATTGGTAGGAATTGCGACAGCGGGTAACAAGGCCGCCATGGTCGAAATTAATGCTGAAACCGATTTTGTCGCCAGAAATGAACAGTTTCAACAATTTGTTGAGGATGTCGCCAAAGTTGCATTGACAGTGGGTGAAGATGTCGAGGCCTTGAAAAATGCCACAATGGAAAATGGAAAAACTGTTGCAGAAAATCTAACCAACTTGATTGCTACAATTGGTGAAAACATGACCATTCGACGTGTGCGTGTTTTTGAAGTTTCTTCTGGTGTTGTAGCAAGCTATGTTCATTCCGCCTTGCGTCCAGGTTTAGGAAAAATTGGTGTACTGGTTGCTTTGGAAGCACCTGAAGCATCTGATGAAATTGAGGACCTCGGTCGTAAAATTGGTATGCAGGTAGCCGCTGTACGTCCAATTGCATTAAGTGTTGAAGAAATTGATCCTGCCGCTGTTGAACGTGAAAAAAGCATTTTTATTGAACAGGCGCGTGCATCAGGTAAACCGGACAATATCATTGAAAAAATGGTTGAGGGTCGCTTACGTAAATTCTATGAAGAAGTTGTTCTTTTGGAACAAACCTGGATTCATGATGGTGAAAGCAAAGTCAAGGCTGTTGTTGACAAAAATGGAGCAAAACTTGTTGCCTTTGAACGTTTCCATCTGGGTGAAGGCATTGAAAAAGAAGAAAGCGATTTTGCTGCTGAAGTTGCCCAAGCTGCCAAGGGTTGA
- a CDS encoding YbhB/YbcL family Raf kinase inhibitor-like protein has product MVFRIWSHSYKEGDEMPNAQRYHGMGQNGGNLSPSLFWEDAPDNTKSFVITMYDPDAPTGSGWWHWVVVNISPNITHLVEGASSNKLLPEGAIEIRNDFGQKEYGGGAPPPGKPHRYIITIHALNIARIDVTPSSTPAFVGFNVHHHSLASAQLICHLKG; this is encoded by the coding sequence ATGGTTTTCCGAATTTGGAGCCATTCCTATAAAGAAGGTGATGAAATGCCCAATGCCCAACGTTATCATGGCATGGGACAGAATGGAGGTAATCTTTCCCCCTCTTTATTTTGGGAGGATGCTCCAGATAATACAAAAAGCTTTGTTATAACCATGTACGATCCTGATGCTCCAACCGGGTCTGGATGGTGGCATTGGGTTGTTGTCAATATATCACCCAACATAACACATCTGGTTGAAGGGGCTTCCTCCAATAAATTGCTGCCTGAAGGTGCAATTGAGATTCGAAATGATTTTGGTCAAAAGGAATACGGTGGTGGAGCACCACCACCTGGAAAACCGCATCGTTATATAATTACGATTCATGCATTGAATATAGCAAGAATAGATGTGACACCTTCCTCAACCCCAGCTTTCGTCGGTTTTAACGTGCATCATCATTCATTGGCTTCTGCACAATTGATCTGTCATTTAAAAGGTTGA
- a CDS encoding Hint domain-containing protein, which yields MAGNNIISSDTDFRHVVIQNDYPILSGGEWTAKLDDAGSTVYVSGTTSVNGPVNMIHGILNIESGAVVSGLNEIANMSGFGGQANPLINVKSGGVIKDSNLINGDIHIYNGGISSDNSMVSEKVTIDDGGISNNDTFYNPGDTAESGGTLINPNLKGGSSSFRTAANRSDIYYASGAVMTDHHMPDITSINSGAQNVKLHIASGAVYNEPENYVPPDFTNYEIENDYPLLTGGNWIADVDEKGKTYFQREGQPNSEKIYGPVDMIHGILTIHSGAVVDGLYQLANVSGFSGDANPTINIQSGGKLTNSTVFNGFLNIYSGGISQNNHYISENSVIKNGGISDNDTFYNPTTSKEVKDEYYKNGGTLINSHLKGSSSSFRTTDGAGEYTVENGAGFVNPHIDNSANANGTDITLPIKGDETYPCFLAGTLIKTDRGDIAVENLGVNDRVYIHTENGLQLQPITSIVSDTHFVNTHLPDDEGGYPVCILKDAISENIPYQDTYVTPEHCLFIDGKFIPVRMLVNNHSIYYDHSQKMYRYYHIETGEHSVITANGMLTESYLNTRDTIKDVENNVIRLPKNWVNDAAAPLNVDRDSVEKVYNSLLNQALAKHIDRKGRKPLITNDHDICLIADNGNVIEKRIDNGKVTFVIPKNTKNVRIVSRASRPSDVIGPFVDDRRYLGLLIKSIKLFNKNKSFDIDIHLSEENLDGWHALDSDSVRWTNGNAFLPLEDYCKDDKCVLVLEIVSAGPYVLEENEEHRKAVQQ from the coding sequence ATGGCTGGTAATAATATTATTTCAAGTGATACGGATTTTAGGCATGTTGTTATTCAGAATGATTATCCAATATTATCCGGTGGAGAATGGACAGCAAAACTAGATGATGCCGGGAGTACTGTCTATGTAAGCGGTACTACCAGTGTCAATGGGCCAGTAAACATGATTCATGGCATATTGAATATTGAAAGTGGTGCTGTCGTAAGTGGGTTAAATGAAATAGCGAATATGAGTGGATTTGGTGGACAGGCTAATCCATTAATTAATGTTAAGTCAGGTGGTGTGATTAAAGATTCAAATCTTATAAATGGTGATATTCATATTTATAATGGCGGTATCTCATCCGATAACTCTATGGTATCAGAAAAAGTGACGATAGATGATGGCGGAATTTCCAATAATGATACATTCTATAATCCAGGTGATACAGCAGAAAGTGGCGGTACATTAATTAATCCCAATTTGAAGGGGGGATCAAGCTCTTTCAGAACTGCGGCAAACAGGTCGGACATTTACTACGCGTCAGGTGCCGTGATGACCGATCATCATATGCCTGATATTACCTCCATTAATTCAGGCGCTCAAAATGTTAAATTACATATAGCAAGTGGGGCTGTATATAATGAACCTGAAAACTATGTCCCGCCTGATTTTACAAATTATGAGATAGAAAATGACTATCCTCTGTTAACAGGTGGCAACTGGATCGCGGATGTGGATGAAAAAGGTAAAACCTATTTTCAACGGGAAGGACAGCCCAACTCCGAAAAGATTTATGGTCCAGTAGATATGATTCATGGCATATTGACCATTCATAGCGGGGCAGTCGTGGATGGTCTCTATCAATTAGCTAATGTGAGTGGATTTTCTGGAGATGCAAATCCAACTATAAATATTCAGTCAGGTGGTAAACTGACAAATTCCACGGTTTTTAATGGTTTTCTTAATATATATAGTGGGGGAATTTCACAAAACAATCACTATATATCAGAAAATTCCGTAATTAAAAATGGTGGGATATCTGATAATGATACTTTTTATAATCCTACTACTAGTAAGGAAGTTAAAGATGAATATTATAAAAATGGAGGTACATTAATTAATTCTCATTTAAAAGGAAGTTCAAGTTCTTTTCGTACAACAGATGGTGCAGGTGAATATACTGTAGAAAATGGCGCAGGGTTTGTTAATCCTCATATTGATAATTCAGCAAATGCAAATGGAACAGATATAACATTACCTATTAAAGGTGATGAAACATATCCATGCTTTTTAGCCGGAACTTTAATCAAAACTGATAGGGGTGATATCGCGGTTGAAAATCTTGGGGTGAATGACAGGGTTTATATTCATACAGAAAACGGGTTGCAATTACAGCCCATAACCTCCATAGTCAGTGATACACATTTTGTTAACACGCATTTGCCCGATGATGAGGGTGGATATCCTGTCTGTATTTTGAAAGATGCCATTTCCGAGAATATTCCGTATCAAGATACTTATGTAACACCTGAACATTGCCTGTTTATTGATGGTAAATTTATACCTGTGCGTATGTTGGTCAATAATCATTCCATTTATTACGATCATTCACAAAAAATGTACAGATACTATCATATTGAAACAGGAGAACATTCTGTCATCACGGCGAATGGGATGCTTACTGAAAGTTATTTGAATACCAGGGACACCATCAAGGATGTTGAAAATAATGTTATCCGGTTGCCTAAAAATTGGGTAAACGATGCCGCGGCTCCATTAAACGTTGATCGTGACAGTGTGGAAAAAGTATATAATTCCCTCTTGAATCAGGCTTTGGCCAAACATATTGATAGAAAAGGCAGAAAACCCCTAATTACAAATGATCATGATATTTGCCTTATAGCCGATAATGGCAATGTGATCGAAAAGCGAATTGATAATGGAAAAGTAACCTTCGTTATTCCAAAAAATACCAAGAATGTCCGGATTGTTTCCCGTGCAAGCCGACCAAGTGATGTTATTGGTCCATTTGTTGATGATAGACGCTATCTCGGTCTATTGATCAAGAGTATCAAGCTTTTCAATAAAAATAAGAGTTTTGATATTGATATTCATCTCAGTGAAGAAAATCTTGATGGATGGCATGCACTGGACAGTGATTCAGTCAGATGGACAAATGGCAATGCCTTTTTACCTTTGGAGGATTATTGCAAAGACGATAAATGTGTTCTCGTTCTGGAAATTGTTTCTGCAGGTCCCTATGTTCTTGAGGAAAATGAAGAACACAGAAAAGCGGTACAACAGTAA
- a CDS encoding iron transporter, protein MFKKYLLIGSTILLSTPAFAVEYPIGKPQICGNMEIAAVYLQPIEMEPDGIMLSAAKSDVHLEADIHATANNKNGFQEGSWMPYLQVSYELTKIGDEKKLQGILHPMVANDGPHYGENIKLLGAGKYHLKLTLLPPARESMFGRHVDKETGVAPWFGECVTQYDFTYAGTGKKGGY, encoded by the coding sequence ATGTTTAAAAAATATCTTTTGATAGGCAGTACAATCCTATTGTCAACACCAGCCTTTGCCGTAGAATATCCCATTGGCAAACCACAGATATGTGGAAATATGGAAATTGCTGCAGTCTATCTGCAGCCAATTGAAATGGAGCCTGACGGTATCATGTTGTCAGCGGCAAAATCTGATGTTCATCTTGAAGCGGATATTCATGCAACAGCCAATAATAAAAATGGTTTTCAAGAAGGCAGCTGGATGCCTTATCTACAAGTATCTTATGAGTTAACCAAAATTGGTGATGAGAAAAAATTACAAGGTATACTTCATCCAATGGTTGCAAATGATGGACCGCATTATGGCGAGAATATCAAACTTCTGGGAGCGGGAAAATATCATTTAAAACTCACGCTTCTTCCACCGGCCAGAGAATCCATGTTTGGTCGTCATGTTGACAAGGAAACGGGTGTTGCACCCTGGTTTGGGGAATGTGTCACACAATATGACTTTACATATGCCGGAACTGGTAAAAAGGGTGGATATTAA
- the recO gene encoding DNA repair protein RecO — MQEWSSPVIVLNTRPYGETDGIVSVLSLEQGLFRGLVKGMISRRQISIWQTGNFVNVDWSAKLSDQLGYFKGELIRSNFAILSPCPLAFSAMLSLCAVAESGLLERQPVEYIAKSSFQYLDFVAENPTDSNKEIVPRLLRWELNFLAALGYALDISICYESDKCQSFFVSPRTGKVVTEVMAGKWKPKLFPFPSFFLNEEENGNQKDWMNGLKLSRYFLEKNVFSLINKDLPRARKNFEERVAANIDNF; from the coding sequence ATGCAGGAATGGTCTTCCCCGGTTATTGTTTTGAATACACGCCCTTATGGAGAAACTGATGGAATAGTGTCTGTTCTTTCGCTAGAGCAGGGATTATTCAGGGGGCTTGTCAAGGGTATGATTTCCCGTCGTCAAATTTCCATTTGGCAGACGGGAAATTTTGTCAATGTCGATTGGTCAGCGAAACTATCAGATCAGTTGGGATATTTCAAAGGCGAATTGATACGTTCGAATTTTGCAATTCTATCGCCTTGTCCATTGGCATTTTCAGCCATGCTGTCCTTATGTGCTGTAGCCGAGAGTGGATTACTTGAGCGTCAACCGGTGGAATATATTGCAAAATCATCTTTTCAATATCTTGATTTTGTCGCGGAAAACCCTACAGATTCAAATAAAGAAATTGTTCCTCGGCTATTACGATGGGAATTAAATTTTCTTGCGGCACTGGGGTATGCGTTGGATATATCAATCTGTTATGAATCTGACAAGTGTCAATCTTTTTTTGTTTCTCCACGTACGGGAAAAGTGGTTACGGAAGTTATGGCAGGAAAGTGGAAGCCAAAGTTATTTCCTTTTCCATCTTTTTTTCTGAATGAGGAAGAAAATGGCAATCAGAAAGATTGGATGAATGGTTTGAAATTATCCCGTTATTTTCTAGAGAAAAATGTGTTTTCCTTAATAAATAAAGATTTGCCCAGGGCAAGAAAAAATTTTGAAGAAAGAGTGGCGGCAAATATTGACAATTTTTGA
- the rpsB gene encoding 30S ribosomal protein S2: MAMPDFTLRQLLEAGVHFGHHTRRWNPKMAPFLFGVRNQVHIIDLQQTVPMLDRALHAVRDTVANGGRVLFVGTKRTASEIVAETAKRCGQYYVNHRWLGGMLTNWKTITNSIKRLRQIEETLDGDTIGLTKKEILQLTRERDKLERSLGGIKEMGGLPDILFIIDTNKEKLAVQEANKLGIPVVAVLDSNSDPDGITYPIPGNDDALRSINLYCDLVAGAVLDGISKELGAAGEDIGAAEELPPEIIMESVSVQETPDVPA, encoded by the coding sequence ATGGCAATGCCAGATTTTACTTTGCGTCAGTTATTGGAAGCGGGTGTTCATTTCGGACATCATACACGTCGCTGGAACCCTAAAATGGCACCTTTCTTATTTGGTGTCCGTAACCAGGTTCATATTATTGATCTTCAACAAACGGTTCCTATGTTGGATCGCGCATTGCATGCCGTTCGTGATACAGTTGCCAATGGTGGAAGAGTATTGTTTGTTGGCACAAAACGTACAGCTTCTGAGATTGTTGCGGAAACAGCCAAACGTTGTGGGCAGTACTATGTCAATCACCGTTGGTTAGGGGGTATGCTGACAAACTGGAAGACCATTACCAATTCTATCAAGCGTTTACGCCAGATCGAAGAAACGCTTGATGGCGATACAATTGGGTTGACCAAGAAAGAGATTCTTCAGTTGACCCGTGAACGAGATAAATTGGAACGTTCACTTGGCGGTATCAAGGAAATGGGTGGTTTGCCGGACATACTCTTTATCATTGATACGAATAAGGAAAAATTGGCTGTACAGGAAGCTAACAAATTGGGTATTCCTGTTGTAGCTGTCCTGGATAGCAATTCAGATCCTGATGGGATTACCTATCCAATTCCAGGAAATGATGATGCATTACGTTCAATCAATTTATATTGTGATTTGGTTGCCGGTGCTGTGTTGGATGGTATTTCCAAGGAATTAGGTGCCGCAGGTGAAGATATTGGTGCGGCAGAGGAATTGCCTCCTGAAATTATTATGGAATCTGTTTCTGTACAAGAGACACCAGACGTTCCAGCTTAA
- a CDS encoding OmpA family protein gives MRRFVPVLLASILLGACSQSGSLTQKNDRTYVVFFPFASTNLDDSANKTISQAATYAKKFPEKQVYVKGYAAIYGDLSKDEMMAIQRAKIVAQKVVDDGILSNRVHDIPRPPENRKSQVAARRVEIIVQ, from the coding sequence ATGCGTCGATTTGTTCCTGTTTTACTAGCATCCATTTTGTTGGGGGCATGTTCCCAATCCGGTTCTTTAACGCAAAAGAATGATAGAACCTATGTTGTATTTTTTCCATTTGCTTCCACGAATCTGGATGATTCGGCTAACAAAACCATTTCTCAAGCTGCTACTTATGCGAAAAAATTTCCTGAAAAACAGGTTTATGTCAAAGGTTATGCAGCAATTTATGGCGATTTATCCAAAGATGAAATGATGGCAATTCAGCGTGCCAAAATTGTTGCACAAAAGGTTGTGGATGATGGAATTCTGTCAAATCGTGTTCATGATATTCCCCGTCCGCCAGAAAATCGTAAAAGTCAAGTGGCGGCAAGACGTGTGGAAATTATAGTTCAATAA